The following proteins are encoded in a genomic region of Buchnera aphidicola (Aphis nerii):
- the ydiK gene encoding AI-2E family transporter YdiK has translation MQNPKEKMDLSQFILSLIFIIAISIASFLIIKPFMLGFLWASTIVISTWPLMLKIQKFLGGQRLIAVISMIIILLLLFIIPIVLLVNSLIATSIPLIHWFSSNTLEFPELIWLRDIPLIGKKIFISYQELLDSDGAELIKEVKPYMGRTTEFFILQAKNFGLFVMHLTLMLLFSILLYWNGEKISNLVRQFASRIHAKNGDAIILLTVRAIRSVALGVVVTALIQAFLSGIGLLISGVPYWTLLMILIVFSCLIQLGPLPILIPSIIWLYWHNDTTWGTLLLIWSFFVFILDNILRPFLIRMGSDLPTFLILSGVIGGLLNFGMIGLFIGPVVLLILYRLIIFWIYGISINSFLNNINIK, from the coding sequence ATGCAAAATCCAAAAGAAAAAATGGATTTATCGCAGTTTATTTTATCATTAATATTTATTATTGCCATAAGCATTGCAAGTTTTTTGATAATAAAACCATTTATGTTAGGATTTTTATGGGCTAGTACAATTGTTATTTCAACTTGGCCTCTTATGTTAAAAATACAAAAATTTTTAGGAGGTCAACGTTTAATTGCTGTTATTAGTATGATTATTATTTTGTTATTGTTATTTATTATTCCTATAGTACTTTTAGTAAATAGCTTGATTGCAACAAGTATTCCTCTTATCCATTGGTTTAGTTCAAATACTTTAGAATTTCCAGAATTAATTTGGCTTAGAGATATACCATTGATTGGAAAAAAAATTTTTATTAGTTATCAAGAATTATTAGATAGTGATGGAGCCGAATTAATTAAAGAAGTTAAGCCGTATATGGGTCGTACCACTGAGTTTTTTATTTTGCAAGCTAAAAATTTTGGATTATTTGTAATGCATTTAACTTTAATGTTGTTATTTAGTATCTTACTTTATTGGAATGGTGAAAAAATTAGTAATTTAGTACGTCAATTTGCATCTCGTATCCATGCTAAAAATGGCGACGCTATTATTTTACTTACAGTAAGAGCTATCAGATCAGTTGCATTAGGAGTTGTAGTAACAGCATTAATTCAAGCTTTTTTATCTGGTATCGGTTTGTTAATTTCAGGTGTTCCATATTGGACACTATTAATGATTTTAATTGTTTTTTCTTGTTTAATACAACTAGGTCCATTGCCTATTTTAATACCATCCATTATATGGCTTTATTGGCATAATGATACAACATGGGGGACATTGTTATTAATTTGGAGTTTTTTTGTGTTCATATTAGATAATATACTTCGACCTTTTTTAATACGAATGGGATCTGATTTACCGACGTTTTTGATTTTATCAGGAGTCATAGGTGGTTTGTTAAATTTTGGAATGATTGGATTATTTATTGGTCCAGTCGTTTTACTAATATTATATAGATTAATAATATTTTGGATATATGGTATTTCTATAAATTCATTTTTAAATAATATAAATATAAAATAA
- a CDS encoding HesB/IscA family protein: MKEKQNKSYLFNQYKLKGIKITQNAIKQILFLINLNTDNKGIKITVKKSGCAGFRYIMELINSKNISEANNIAFIHKNILIQIDKKDIPLVDGIKIDFIKNNINQIFKFSNPKLDKFCGCGESFSIN, translated from the coding sequence ATGAAAGAAAAACAAAACAAATCTTATCTATTTAATCAATATAAATTGAAAGGAATTAAAATTACTCAAAATGCTATAAAACAAATATTATTTTTAATTAATCTTAATACAGATAATAAAGGAATAAAAATAACTGTAAAAAAATCTGGATGTGCAGGTTTTAGGTATATCATGGAATTAATTAATAGTAAGAATATATCAGAAGCAAACAACATAGCTTTTATTCATAAAAATATTTTAATACAAATTGATAAAAAAGACATTCCATTAGTAGATGGTATTAAAATTGATTTTATAAAAAATAACATTAATCAAATATTTAAATTTTCTAATCCAAAATTAGATAAATTTTGCGGTTGTGGAGAAAGTTTTTCGATTAACTAA